In the Micromonospora narathiwatensis genome, one interval contains:
- a CDS encoding isochorismatase family protein, with protein sequence MSNALIVVDVQNDFCEGGSLAVAGGAGVAAGISRLLAAEPGRWDHVVATKDFHVDPGAHFGDPPNYVDTWPRHCVVGTRGSEFHPDLDTGRVEAIFHKGEHAAAYSGFEGHAEDGECLADWLRRHDVDRVDVVGIATDHCVRATALDAAHEGFRTTVLLDLTAAVAPETLDVALRALAGAGVTMVGDPVIRTA encoded by the coding sequence GTGAGCAACGCCTTGATCGTCGTGGACGTGCAGAACGACTTCTGCGAGGGCGGTTCCCTCGCGGTGGCCGGCGGGGCGGGCGTGGCGGCCGGCATCTCCCGGCTGCTCGCCGCCGAGCCGGGCCGTTGGGACCACGTGGTGGCGACGAAGGACTTCCACGTCGACCCGGGGGCGCACTTCGGCGACCCGCCGAACTACGTCGACACCTGGCCGCGGCACTGCGTGGTGGGCACGCGGGGGTCGGAGTTCCACCCCGACCTGGACACCGGGCGGGTGGAGGCGATCTTCCACAAGGGCGAGCACGCCGCCGCGTACTCCGGCTTCGAGGGGCACGCGGAGGACGGCGAGTGCCTGGCCGACTGGCTGCGCCGGCACGACGTCGACCGGGTGGACGTGGTCGGGATCGCGACCGACCACTGCGTACGGGCGACCGCGCTGGACGCCGCCCACGAGGGCTTCCGGACCACGGTGCTGCTGGATCTCACCGCCGCGGTCGCGCCGGAGACGCTCGACGTGGCGCTGCGGGCGTTGGCGGGCGCCGGGGTGACCATGGTCGGTGATCCTGTGATCAGGACCGCTTGA
- the ctaD gene encoding aa3-type cytochrome oxidase subunit I, giving the protein MTTVAPKPVVTRPWPVREPVKGSALARLLRTTDAKQIGIMYMVTAFAFFMIGGAMALIMRAELARPGLQFLSPEQYNQLFTMHGTIMLLFFATPIVFAFANYVVPLQIGAPDVSFPRLNAFAYWLYLFGGTMATAGFIAPGGAADFGWTAYTPLSTAEHSPGVGGNLWVVGLVVSGLGTILGAVNLITTILTLRAPGMTMFRMPIFTWNMLVTSLLAILIFPLLAAALMALAADRLIGAHVYDPATGGPMLWQHLFWFFGHPEVYIIALPFFGIISEIIPVFSRKPIFGYKGLVAATIAIAALSMSVWAHHMFATGQVLLPFFSFLSYLIAVPTGMKFFNWIGTLWRGQITFETPMLFAVGFLVTFLFGGLTGVLLASPPLDFHIHDSYFVVAHFHYVLFGTIVFAVFGGIYFWFPKMFGRMLDERLGKIHFWLTMIGFHTTFLVQHWLGAEGMPRRYADYAANDGFTMLNTISTVGAFITGISTLPFIWNCWKSYKAGPVVEVDDPWGYGNSLEWATTSPPPLRNFDRMPRIRSERPAFDVKFPELAAGVHALAGPPEGGAKPLTSEADGGASYVEDTSGNRDQR; this is encoded by the coding sequence GTGACCACCGTCGCACCCAAGCCGGTCGTGACCCGGCCCTGGCCGGTCCGCGAGCCGGTCAAGGGGTCGGCCCTCGCGCGGCTGCTGCGTACCACGGACGCGAAGCAGATCGGGATCATGTACATGGTCACCGCGTTCGCGTTCTTCATGATCGGCGGCGCGATGGCCCTGATCATGCGCGCCGAGCTGGCGCGGCCGGGCCTGCAGTTCCTGTCGCCCGAGCAGTACAACCAGCTCTTCACCATGCACGGCACGATCATGCTGCTGTTCTTCGCGACGCCGATCGTGTTCGCTTTCGCGAACTACGTGGTGCCGCTGCAGATCGGCGCGCCCGACGTGTCGTTCCCCCGCCTGAACGCGTTCGCCTACTGGCTGTACCTGTTCGGCGGCACCATGGCCACCGCCGGCTTCATCGCCCCGGGTGGCGCGGCCGACTTCGGCTGGACGGCGTACACGCCGCTGAGCACCGCCGAGCACTCGCCGGGCGTCGGTGGCAACCTGTGGGTGGTCGGCCTGGTCGTCTCGGGTCTGGGCACCATCCTCGGCGCGGTCAACCTGATCACCACGATCCTGACCCTGCGCGCCCCCGGTATGACCATGTTCCGGATGCCGATCTTCACCTGGAACATGCTGGTCACCAGCCTGCTGGCCATCCTGATCTTCCCGCTGCTGGCCGCCGCGCTGATGGCGCTCGCCGCGGACCGCCTGATCGGCGCCCACGTGTACGACCCGGCCACCGGTGGGCCGATGCTCTGGCAGCACCTGTTCTGGTTCTTCGGGCACCCCGAGGTCTACATCATCGCGCTGCCGTTCTTCGGCATCATCTCCGAGATCATCCCGGTCTTCTCCCGGAAGCCGATCTTCGGTTACAAGGGCCTCGTCGCCGCGACCATCGCCATCGCCGCCCTGTCGATGAGCGTGTGGGCGCACCACATGTTCGCCACCGGCCAGGTGCTGCTGCCGTTCTTCAGCTTCCTCAGCTACCTGATCGCCGTGCCGACCGGTATGAAGTTCTTCAACTGGATCGGCACCTTGTGGCGGGGCCAGATCACCTTCGAGACGCCGATGCTCTTCGCCGTCGGCTTCCTGGTCACGTTCCTCTTCGGCGGTCTGACCGGCGTGCTGCTCGCCAGCCCGCCGCTGGACTTCCACATCCACGACTCGTACTTCGTGGTGGCGCACTTCCACTACGTGCTCTTCGGCACGATCGTGTTCGCCGTGTTCGGCGGCATCTACTTCTGGTTCCCGAAGATGTTCGGCCGGATGCTCGACGAGCGGCTCGGCAAGATCCACTTCTGGCTCACCATGATCGGCTTCCACACCACCTTCCTGGTGCAGCACTGGCTCGGCGCCGAGGGCATGCCGCGGCGGTACGCCGACTACGCGGCCAACGACGGCTTCACCATGCTGAACACGATCTCCACCGTCGGCGCGTTCATCACCGGTATCTCGACCCTGCCGTTCATCTGGAACTGCTGGAAGTCGTACAAGGCCGGTCCGGTGGTCGAGGTCGACGACCCGTGGGGCTACGGCAACTCGCTCGAGTGGGCCACCACCTCGCCGCCGCCGCTGCGCAACTTCGACCGGATGCCGCGGATCCGCTCCGAGCGGCCGGCGTTCGACGTCAAGTTCCCGGAGCTGGCCGCCGGGGTGCACGCCCTGGCCGGCCCGCCGGAGGGCGGCGCCAAGCCGCTGACCAGCGAGGCCGACGGTGGTGCCAGCTACGTGGAGGACACCTCCGGCAACCGCGACCAGCGCTGA
- a CDS encoding nicotinate phosphoribosyltransferase has translation MSTVRPALLTDHYELTMVSAALRDGTADRHCAFEVFTRRLPAGRRYGVVAGTGRLIDLIREFRFDAEEIDFLRRTGVVDDRAAEWLANYRFTGDVDGYAEGELFFPNSPLLTVSGGFAECVVLETLVLSVLNHDCAVAAAAARMVTAARGRTLIEMGSRRAHEEAAVAAARAAYLAGFRFTSNLAAGQRYGIPTAGTAAHAFTLLHDDERAAFASQVATLGKDTTLLVDTYDISEGIRNAIAVAGPELRAVRIDSGDLAVIAQQCRELLDSLGATETKIIVSGDLDEYAIAALAAEPVDMYGAGTAVVTGSGAPTAGLVYKLVEVDGRAVVKRSEHKATIGGRKVAVRRHKPSGTATEEIVVPQGVPDRQPNDRLLQRSFIVEGEPVARPTLDESREHLRQCLISIPWEGLKLSGGDPAVPVTVVPAD, from the coding sequence GTGAGCACCGTTCGCCCCGCACTGCTGACCGACCACTACGAGCTGACCATGGTCAGCGCCGCCCTGCGCGACGGCACCGCCGACCGTCACTGCGCCTTCGAGGTGTTCACCCGGCGCCTGCCGGCGGGCCGGCGCTACGGCGTGGTGGCCGGTACGGGCCGGCTGATCGACCTGATCCGGGAGTTCCGGTTCGACGCCGAGGAGATCGATTTCCTGCGCCGTACCGGGGTGGTGGACGACCGGGCCGCCGAGTGGCTGGCCAACTACCGATTCACCGGCGACGTCGACGGGTACGCCGAGGGTGAGCTGTTCTTCCCCAACTCGCCGCTGCTCACCGTCTCCGGCGGCTTCGCCGAGTGCGTGGTGCTGGAGACGCTGGTGCTGTCGGTGCTCAACCACGACTGCGCGGTCGCCGCGGCGGCCGCCCGGATGGTCACCGCCGCCCGGGGCCGGACGCTGATCGAGATGGGCTCCCGCCGGGCGCACGAGGAGGCGGCGGTGGCCGCCGCTCGGGCGGCGTACCTGGCCGGGTTCCGGTTCACCTCCAACCTGGCCGCCGGCCAGCGGTACGGCATCCCGACCGCCGGCACCGCCGCGCACGCGTTCACCCTGTTGCACGACGACGAGCGGGCGGCGTTCGCCTCGCAGGTCGCCACGCTGGGCAAGGACACCACGCTGCTGGTCGACACGTACGACATCAGCGAGGGCATCCGCAACGCGATCGCGGTGGCCGGGCCGGAACTGCGGGCGGTCCGGATCGACTCGGGCGACCTCGCGGTGATCGCCCAGCAGTGCCGGGAACTGCTCGACTCGCTCGGCGCGACCGAGACGAAGATCATCGTTTCGGGCGACCTCGACGAGTACGCCATCGCCGCGCTCGCCGCCGAGCCGGTCGACATGTACGGCGCCGGCACCGCCGTGGTGACCGGCTCCGGCGCGCCGACCGCCGGGCTGGTCTACAAGCTGGTCGAGGTCGACGGGCGCGCGGTGGTCAAGCGCTCGGAGCACAAGGCCACCATCGGCGGCCGGAAGGTGGCCGTACGCCGGCACAAGCCGAGCGGCACCGCCACCGAGGAGATCGTCGTGCCGCAGGGGGTGCCGGACCGGCAGCCCAACGACCGGTTGCTCCAGCGCTCCTTCATCGTCGAGGGCGAGCCGGTCGCGCGCCCCACCCTGGACGAGTCGCGGGAGCACCTGCGGCAGTGCCTGATCTCCATCCCCTGGGAGGGTCTGAAGCTGTCCGGCGGCGATCCGGCCGTCCCGGTGACCGTCGTACCAGCAGACTGA
- a CDS encoding FAD-dependent monooxygenase, translated as MGGFPLRILVVGAGIAGLAVARALRLAGFRPDVTEKLPPSERGDVGLYLPGNAARALRRLDLDGPVRPLGHVIHRQRFLDAAGAPLCEVDLDALWAEVGECRALPRAELHRVLLTGAGGAVRHGAEISTVEPLPGGVAVGFTDGTSGEYDLVIGADGPRSTVRTLAALGGPPRPVGQVVYRAVVRGGPPVADWTALLGERAGFLVVPIGAGRLHCYADEAGTALPADPLARLRELFGDYGGPVPDVLDALDTVHAELTEEVELGRWFHNRVLLVGDAAHATAPTLSQGAAMALEDAVVLAESLRAAGSVEAALIAYESRRRPRTRWVRDRTRDRNRTRDVPPALRDPLLRGRGGRIFQEHYRLLVDPL; from the coding sequence ATGGGTGGTTTCCCCCTGCGCATCCTCGTCGTCGGCGCGGGCATCGCCGGTCTCGCCGTGGCCCGGGCACTGCGCCTGGCGGGGTTCCGACCCGACGTCACCGAGAAGCTGCCCCCCAGCGAGCGGGGCGACGTAGGCCTCTACCTGCCGGGTAACGCGGCGCGGGCGCTGCGCCGACTCGACCTGGACGGCCCGGTGCGCCCGCTCGGCCACGTCATCCACCGCCAGCGCTTCCTCGACGCCGCCGGCGCGCCGCTCTGCGAGGTCGACCTCGACGCCCTCTGGGCCGAGGTGGGCGAGTGCCGGGCGCTGCCCCGCGCCGAGCTGCACCGGGTCCTGCTCACCGGGGCCGGCGGCGCCGTCCGGCACGGCGCCGAGATCAGCACCGTCGAGCCGCTGCCCGGCGGCGTCGCGGTCGGCTTTACCGACGGCACCTCCGGGGAGTACGACCTGGTCATCGGTGCCGACGGGCCGCGCTCGACGGTGCGTACCCTGGCCGCGCTCGGCGGGCCGCCCCGCCCCGTCGGGCAGGTGGTCTACCGGGCGGTGGTCCGGGGCGGCCCGCCGGTCGCCGACTGGACCGCCCTGCTCGGCGAGCGCGCCGGCTTCCTGGTGGTGCCGATCGGCGCCGGCCGGCTGCACTGCTACGCCGACGAGGCCGGCACCGCGTTGCCGGCCGACCCGCTGGCCCGGCTGCGCGAGCTGTTCGGCGACTACGGCGGCCCGGTCCCCGACGTCCTCGACGCGCTGGACACGGTGCACGCCGAGCTGACCGAGGAGGTCGAGCTGGGGCGCTGGTTCCACAATCGGGTGCTGCTCGTCGGCGACGCCGCGCACGCCACTGCGCCGACCCTGTCCCAGGGTGCCGCGATGGCGCTGGAGGACGCCGTGGTGCTCGCCGAGTCGCTGCGGGCCGCCGGCAGCGTGGAGGCCGCGCTGATCGCGTACGAGAGCCGGCGACGGCCGCGTACCCGCTGGGTGCGGGACCGGACCCGGGACCGCAACCGGACCCGGGACGTGCCGCCCGCGCTGCGCGACCCGTTGCTGCGCGGACGCGGCGGGCGCATCTTCCAGGAGCACTACCGGCTTCTGGTGGACCCGCTCTAG
- a CDS encoding alpha/beta hydrolase family protein, protein MKLAAQRLIAVALAVGLVSCTDDPPPAPKPTGLNAGTGCPEFAGSGRQIEFGGEIDAELGGVVLGAGSTGVVLAHMAGGDVCQWLPYGQQLADRGYRVLAFDFAGSGVSRGHGVPLGRQVEAAAGALRADGASRIVLAGGSMGGAAVLAAAPTLSPAPVAVVALSPPTGYQDADAAAAAPKITVPVLYGAGELETSFAESARQMYAATPSTTQRQLVLVPTSAHGVNLLNPETGSVELRDRVTQFLDSYAPPA, encoded by the coding sequence ATGAAGCTCGCCGCCCAACGCCTGATCGCCGTGGCCCTCGCTGTGGGGCTGGTCTCCTGCACCGACGACCCCCCGCCGGCGCCGAAGCCGACCGGGCTCAACGCGGGCACTGGCTGCCCCGAGTTCGCCGGGAGCGGCCGGCAGATCGAGTTCGGCGGGGAGATCGACGCCGAACTGGGCGGGGTCGTCCTCGGCGCCGGGAGCACGGGGGTGGTGCTGGCGCACATGGCCGGCGGCGACGTCTGCCAGTGGCTGCCCTACGGGCAGCAACTGGCCGACCGGGGCTACCGCGTGCTCGCCTTCGACTTCGCCGGGTCCGGTGTCTCCCGGGGCCACGGGGTGCCGCTGGGCCGGCAGGTCGAGGCGGCGGCCGGCGCGTTGCGCGCTGACGGCGCCAGCCGGATCGTGCTGGCCGGCGGGTCGATGGGCGGTGCCGCGGTGCTGGCCGCCGCGCCGACTCTCAGCCCGGCGCCGGTCGCGGTCGTCGCCCTGTCACCGCCCACCGGCTACCAGGACGCGGACGCCGCCGCGGCGGCCCCGAAGATCACCGTCCCGGTGCTCTACGGCGCGGGTGAGCTGGAGACGAGCTTCGCGGAGTCGGCGCGGCAGATGTACGCCGCCACTCCATCGACCACGCAGCGGCAGTTGGTGCTGGTACCGACCAGCGCCCACGGGGTGAACCTGCTCAACCCGGAGACCGGCAGCGTCGAGCTCCGCGACCGGGTGACCCAGTTCCTCGACAGCTACGCCCCGCCGGCCTGA
- a CDS encoding IclR family transcriptional regulator, whose translation MVTRVAAVAVGEARHPVKSAGRALDVLEALADPAGPRSLVELSRSLGIPKSSLHGILQTLLGRGWIAADSTGTRFGLGLRSLQVGAAYLAGADAGGSLGVLLDQLAARFGETVQLCRRDGDTVVVLAKRESVHALRPHVPLGARLPAHATAAGRALLAQLRDDAVDRLLSWPLPALTERTTTRPEELRAQLAAVRRRGWAVEEEESGPGLAGVAVAIPLRDPAVDALAVVAPVSRLGPATQRRVAAALRAAAAQVRAARALLGEDF comes from the coding sequence ATGGTCACTAGAGTGGCCGCCGTGGCGGTGGGCGAGGCACGGCACCCGGTGAAGTCGGCGGGTCGTGCCCTCGACGTGCTGGAGGCCCTCGCCGACCCGGCCGGGCCGCGGTCGCTGGTGGAGTTGAGCCGGAGCCTGGGCATCCCCAAGAGCAGCCTGCACGGCATCCTGCAGACCCTGCTCGGCCGCGGCTGGATCGCGGCCGATTCCACCGGGACCCGCTTCGGCCTGGGCCTGCGGTCGCTCCAGGTCGGTGCGGCCTATCTGGCCGGGGCGGACGCGGGCGGATCGCTCGGGGTGCTGCTGGACCAGTTGGCCGCCCGGTTCGGCGAGACGGTGCAGCTGTGCCGGCGCGACGGCGACACGGTGGTGGTGCTGGCCAAACGGGAGTCGGTCCACGCGCTGCGACCGCACGTCCCGCTCGGCGCCCGGCTGCCGGCGCACGCCACCGCGGCCGGTCGGGCGCTGCTCGCCCAGCTGCGGGACGACGCGGTGGATCGGCTGCTCAGCTGGCCGCTGCCGGCGCTCACCGAGCGGACCACCACCCGTCCCGAGGAGCTGCGCGCCCAACTCGCCGCCGTCCGCCGGCGGGGCTGGGCGGTCGAGGAGGAGGAGAGCGGGCCGGGGTTGGCCGGGGTGGCGGTGGCGATACCCCTGCGCGACCCCGCGGTGGACGCGCTCGCGGTGGTGGCGCCGGTCAGCCGGCTCGGGCCGGCGACGCAGCGCCGGGTGGCGGCGGCGTTGCGCGCCGCGGCGGCCCAGGTACGCGCGGCGCGGGCGTTGCTCGGCGAGGACTTCTAG
- a CDS encoding MFS transporter translates to MNLKPYREALALPGLRSLLLVSVLARIPLTATGVTLTFHVVLDLGRGYGAAGLVGAASTVGAALGSPLLGRLVDRRGLRPVLVLTTIAEGVFWAAAPALSYAVLLPAAFLAGLVALPVFSVVRQSVAALVPAERRRPAYALDSMSVELSFMVGPALAVALATAVSSRFTMWAVGAGIVSSGICFWLLNPPTRGADEPAGPYRKVPRREWLTPRLLAVLAVSLAATLVLGGTDVAVVAVLRAGGEVGWTGAVLTVWAVASLVGGFAYGAVSRTFSPLALMAVLSLTTIPVGLGGAHWWLLCLALVPAGALCAPTIASTSDAVSRLVPAAVRGEAMGLHGSAVTVGIAVGAPLAGAVIDASAPLWGFAVTGAIGLLVALVVLLVELRERRMSADRPGEAAVPAEPVAGPEPLGPAVTASTR, encoded by the coding sequence GTGAACTTGAAACCTTACCGTGAGGCGCTCGCCCTGCCCGGTCTCCGGTCGCTGCTGCTGGTGTCGGTGCTGGCCCGCATCCCGCTCACCGCGACCGGGGTGACGCTCACCTTCCACGTCGTGCTCGACCTCGGCCGGGGGTACGGTGCCGCCGGGCTGGTCGGCGCCGCGTCGACCGTCGGCGCCGCGCTCGGTTCCCCGCTGCTCGGGCGGCTGGTCGACCGGCGCGGGCTGCGCCCGGTGCTCGTCCTGACCACGATCGCCGAAGGTGTCTTCTGGGCCGCCGCGCCGGCGTTGTCGTACGCGGTGCTGCTGCCGGCCGCGTTCCTGGCCGGGCTGGTCGCGCTGCCGGTCTTCTCGGTGGTCCGGCAGTCGGTCGCCGCGCTGGTTCCGGCCGAGCGGCGCCGCCCGGCGTACGCGCTGGACTCGATGTCGGTGGAGCTGTCGTTCATGGTCGGTCCGGCGCTGGCCGTGGCGTTGGCGACCGCCGTCTCCTCCCGCTTCACCATGTGGGCGGTCGGCGCCGGGATCGTCTCCTCCGGGATCTGTTTCTGGCTGCTCAACCCGCCGACCCGGGGTGCCGACGAGCCGGCCGGCCCGTACCGGAAGGTGCCCCGCCGCGAGTGGTTGACGCCCCGGCTGCTCGCCGTGCTGGCGGTGAGCCTGGCCGCCACCCTGGTGCTCGGCGGCACGGACGTGGCGGTGGTCGCCGTGCTGCGCGCCGGTGGCGAGGTCGGGTGGACCGGTGCCGTGCTGACCGTGTGGGCGGTGGCGTCGCTGGTGGGCGGCTTCGCCTACGGCGCGGTCAGCCGCACCTTCTCCCCGCTGGCCCTGATGGCGGTGCTCAGCCTCACCACGATCCCGGTCGGGTTGGGCGGGGCGCACTGGTGGCTGCTCTGCCTGGCGTTGGTCCCGGCCGGGGCGCTCTGCGCGCCGACGATCGCCTCGACCTCCGACGCGGTCAGCCGGCTCGTCCCGGCCGCCGTACGCGGTGAGGCGATGGGCCTGCACGGCTCGGCCGTGACGGTCGGGATCGCGGTGGGTGCCCCGCTCGCCGGCGCGGTGATCGACGCCTCGGCGCCGCTCTGGGGCTTCGCGGTGACCGGCGCGATCGGGCTGCTCGTCGCGCTCGTCGTGCTGCTCGTCGAGCTGCGCGAGCGGCGGATGTCGGCCGACCGGCCGGGCGAGGCGGCGGTGCCGGCGGAGCCGGTGGCCGGGCCGGAGCCGCTCGGGCCGGCGGTAACGGCTTCGACACGGTAG
- a CDS encoding GH12 family glycosyl hydrolase domain-containing protein, whose product MKRPLRALAAAGLLAAGTLVAVVLGGTASADTQICEQYGSTTIGGKYVVQNNRWGTTAQHCINVTSTGFSITRQDGVGNTSGAPVSYPSIFVGCHYTNCSPGTNLPVQVKNISSAPSSISYNYVSGATYDAAYDIWLDPSPKRDGVNQMEIMIWFNRQGPIQPIGSVVGNTTLAGRSWEVWRGSNGSNNVISYVSSSAIPSLSFDAMAFINDTRSRGAITSDWYLTSIQAGFEPWQGGVGLAVSSFSQSVNTGGSTTPPTTAPPTTAPPTTTPPTTNPPAGGCAVKYTPNSWNNGFTADVQITNNGSSTINGWTLTYNLPSGQQITSSWNATVTQSGSAVTAKNLNYNGTLAPGASTAFGYQGTLNGTYSSPTSFTLNGVACARS is encoded by the coding sequence ATGAAGCGTCCCCTGAGGGCCCTCGCGGCCGCCGGTCTGTTGGCCGCCGGCACGCTCGTCGCCGTCGTCCTCGGCGGCACCGCCTCCGCCGACACCCAGATCTGCGAGCAGTACGGGTCCACCACCATCGGCGGCAAGTACGTCGTACAGAACAACCGCTGGGGTACCACCGCCCAGCACTGCATCAACGTCACCTCCACCGGCTTCTCCATCACCCGGCAGGACGGGGTGGGCAACACCAGCGGTGCCCCGGTCTCCTACCCGTCGATCTTCGTGGGCTGCCACTACACGAACTGTTCGCCCGGCACCAACCTGCCGGTCCAGGTGAAGAACATCAGCAGCGCCCCGAGCAGCATCAGCTACAACTACGTCAGCGGCGCCACCTACGACGCCGCGTACGACATCTGGCTCGACCCCAGTCCGAAGCGGGACGGGGTGAACCAGATGGAGATCATGATCTGGTTCAACCGGCAGGGCCCGATCCAGCCGATCGGCTCCGTGGTGGGCAACACCACGCTCGCCGGGCGGAGCTGGGAGGTCTGGCGGGGCAGCAACGGTTCCAACAACGTCATCTCGTACGTGTCCTCGTCGGCGATCCCCAGCCTGAGCTTCGACGCCATGGCGTTCATCAACGACACCCGCAGCCGTGGCGCGATCACCAGCGACTGGTATCTGACCAGCATCCAGGCCGGCTTCGAGCCGTGGCAGGGCGGCGTGGGCCTGGCGGTCAGCTCCTTCTCGCAGAGCGTCAACACCGGCGGCAGCACCACCCCGCCGACGACGGCCCCGCCGACCACCGCGCCCCCGACCACGACCCCGCCGACCACCAACCCGCCGGCCGGCGGCTGCGCGGTGAAGTACACCCCGAACTCCTGGAACAACGGCTTCACCGCCGACGTGCAGATCACCAACAACGGCTCGTCGACGATCAACGGCTGGACGCTCACCTACAACCTGCCGAGCGGACAGCAGATCACCAGCTCGTGGAACGCCACCGTCACCCAGAGCGGGTCCGCGGTGACCGCCAAGAACCTCAACTACAACGGCACTCTCGCGCCGGGCGCCTCGACCGCCTTCGGCTACCAGGGCACGCTGAACGGCACGTACTCGTCGCCGACCAGCTTCACCCTCAACGGCGTCGCCTGCGCCCGGTCCTGA
- a CDS encoding IS4 family transposase: MDQIAITRTVTVAAGPFAAGHLGELTRLLPFEMVDDVLAATRRTQRRIRLLPARVVVYLLLAGCLFADLGYRQVWAKLVAGLHGLPVADPCVSALRQARQRLGVAPLRALFDVLRGPAATSAVGQVWWRGLLPVVVDGTVLAVADSTANLRRYVKHRCNNGGSGYPTLRLSALLTCGTRSVIDAVFDPSTTGETVQARQLVRSLRAGMLLLADRNYAAADLITAFAATGADLLIRCKNGRKLPLIRRYHDGSWLSVIGSRPVRIIEARISITTTAGSHTGDYRLITTLLDPRHYPAADLVGLYHQRWEIETAYLELKSTILGGRVLRARTPDGVDQEIHALLIVYQLLRTAMVDATDSRPGLDPDRASFTTALHAARDQIMHAAGVIADTVIDLVGVIGERVLANLLPDRRIRTKTRMIKRSNSKYQARGPNIDRRTYKATTSIDVISNDP; the protein is encoded by the coding sequence GTGGATCAGATTGCCATAACCCGGACGGTCACGGTAGCTGCCGGGCCGTTCGCGGCCGGTCACCTCGGTGAACTGACCCGTCTGCTGCCGTTCGAGATGGTCGATGACGTGTTGGCCGCGACTCGGCGTACGCAGCGACGGATCCGGTTGCTGCCAGCCCGGGTGGTGGTGTACCTGCTGCTGGCCGGCTGTTTGTTCGCCGATCTCGGCTACCGGCAGGTGTGGGCGAAACTCGTGGCCGGCCTGCACGGGCTGCCGGTGGCCGACCCCTGCGTCAGCGCTTTGCGGCAGGCCCGGCAACGACTCGGCGTAGCCCCGCTGCGAGCCTTGTTCGACGTGCTTCGTGGCCCGGCCGCGACCAGCGCTGTCGGACAGGTGTGGTGGCGGGGCCTCCTGCCGGTCGTCGTCGACGGCACCGTGCTCGCTGTCGCGGACTCGACGGCCAACCTGCGTCGCTACGTCAAACACCGGTGCAACAACGGCGGCTCCGGCTACCCGACACTGCGGCTGAGCGCGCTGCTGACCTGCGGCACCCGCTCGGTCATCGACGCCGTGTTCGACCCCAGCACCACCGGTGAGACCGTCCAGGCACGGCAGCTCGTCCGCAGCCTACGCGCCGGGATGCTGCTACTGGCCGACCGCAACTACGCCGCCGCCGACCTGATCACCGCGTTCGCCGCGACCGGAGCGGACCTGCTGATCCGCTGCAAGAACGGCCGGAAACTCCCGCTGATCCGCCGCTACCACGACGGCTCCTGGCTGTCGGTCATCGGCAGCCGGCCAGTACGGATCATCGAGGCCCGGATCAGCATCACCACCACGGCCGGCAGCCACACCGGCGACTACCGGCTCATCACCACCCTGCTCGACCCGCGTCACTACCCGGCCGCCGACCTCGTCGGCCTCTACCACCAGCGGTGGGAGATCGAGACCGCCTACCTGGAACTGAAGTCCACCATCCTCGGCGGCCGGGTCCTACGCGCCCGTACTCCCGACGGCGTCGACCAGGAGATCCACGCCCTGCTGATCGTCTACCAACTACTACGCACCGCCATGGTCGACGCCACCGACAGCCGCCCCGGCCTCGACCCGGACCGCGCCAGCTTCACCACCGCCCTCCACGCCGCCCGCGACCAGATCATGCACGCCGCCGGCGTCATCGCCGACACCGTCATCGACCTGGTCGGCGTCATCGGCGAACGCGTCCTGGCCAACCTGCTGCCCGACCGCCGCATCCGCACGAAAACCCGCATGATCAAACGCTCGAACTCCAAGTACCAGGCCCGCGGACCGAACATCGACCGCCGCACCTACAAAGCCACCACCAGCATCGACGTCATCAGCAACGACCCTTGA